The following proteins are co-located in the Fusarium verticillioides 7600 chromosome 7, whole genome shotgun sequence genome:
- a CDS encoding hypothetical protein (At least one base has a quality score < 10), translating into MEGEQATTGSDKIKKRVANACLRCQRRKIRCDGETPSCTPCIEQSTACEYIERRRRGPGKSKQYIHMLEERLSKIESSLGELPVAKPSQESTTVSQPPDVDPRGHFDDNGNHFANLPGDISTGLQVEPTIILGPSPSTVPTASTKPTSLAVLENSEAPTGFLESLDITSDIEFHAPYTEESQHPSVPLPKLPGSQSDVDLFRSQLDPSGFRRQVFASVENQFLLQHFVANALDDFNVFYPLFTVRSASELLQQQFLAGPRNCNDSPPRWAIINGLIATAIQWKTDPCAHSQLTPIAWGYFKNAFAMFPELLIRGSDISTCQALLSMAIFMHGTADARTTSSITASLARALQAVGLHTTRWYEKLDRTTAEQHRRVFWIAYCIDSDQMMKQGLPSTFGNDIEIDLPIINISDGPSDYTIPGTQERINVLRCMAGLTMIQSRISAELYSQRALKMNGTQLQGAVAELNHQLDMWKMSLPAHIRPNYDSSPASSQLELPVLLLPIMYYTVAGRINMATIRNGHSNNDTFNLLAQVPNAAARSTLRLILTMSPPPFSLTW; encoded by the exons ATGGAGGGAGAGCAGGCGACAACTGGGAGCGACAAGATCAAAAAGCGTGTTGCCAAT GCGTGCCTAAGATGCCAGAGACGAAAGATTCGATGTGATGGAGAAACGCCCAGCTGCACACCTTGCATAGAGCAAAGCACGGCGTGTGAATATATagagcgaagaagacgcgGGCCAGGGAAGAG CAAGCAATACATCCATATGCTAGAAGAGCGGTTGAGTAAGATAGAGTCTTCGCTTGGAGAGTTGCCTGTCGCCAAGCCCTCACAAGAATCGACAACTGTATCTCAACCACCTGACGTGGATCCCAGAGGCCACTTCGATGATAATGGGAACCATTTTGCGAACCTTCCGGGAGACATATCGACTGGCCTGCAAGTAGAACCTACCATAATCCTTGGGCCATCTCCCTCTACCGTGCCGACCGCAAGTACAAAACCAACTTCCCTAGCAGTTTTGGAAAACTCAGAGGCACCAACCGGTTTTTTGGAATCATTGGACATCACGAGTGACATTGAGTTCCATGCCCCGTACACCGAAGAGTCCCAGCACCCCTCAGTGCCGCTTCCAAAACTGCCAGGAAGTCAATCTGATGTGGATTTGTTTCGGTCTCAATTGGACCCCAGTGGATTCAGAAGACAAGTATTCGCCTCTGTGGAGAACCAATTCCTCTTGCAACATTTTGTTGCAAACGCACTGGACGATTTCAACGTCTTCTACCCGCTCTTTACGGTAAGATCTGCCTCGGAATTACTCCAGCAACAGTTCCTTGCTGGCCCAAGAAATTGCAATGATAGCCCGCCGAGATGGGCTATTATAAATGGCCTTATTGCAACTGCAATACAGTGGAAAACAGATCCCTGTGCCCACAGTCAGTTAACCCCCATTGCTTGGGGTTATTTTAAGAACGCATTCGCTATGTTCCCAGAGCTTCTTATCAGAGGCAGCGATATCTCAACTTGTCAAGCACTACTTTCTATGGCTATATTCATGCATGGAACTGCGGATGCTCGGACTACTTCGAGTATAACCGCATCTCTCGCCAGAGCGCTACAGGCTGTCGGTCTACATACTACAAGATGGTATGAGAAACTAGACCGTACAACAGCTGAGCAGCATAGGAGAGTGTTTTGGATTGCTTATTGTATTGACAGCGACCAAATGATGAAGCAAGGACTACCATCCACATTCGGCAATGATATAGAGATTGATCTCCCTATCATTAACATATCCGACGGTCCAAGCGATTACACAATCCCAGGCACACAAGAGAGGATAAACGTCTTGCGATGCATGGCAGGACTTACCATGATCCAGTCGCGCATTTCCGCGGAGCTTTACTCTCAGCGGGCCCTCAAAATGAACGGCACGCAACTCCAGGGCGCAGTAGCCGAGCTGAATCATCAGCTAGACATGTGGAAAATGAGCCTGCCCGCTCATATTCGACCAAATTATGATAGTTCCCCGGCTAGTTCACAGCTAGAACTCCCAGTTCTTTTGCTGCCCATTATGTATTACACTGTAGCCGGGAGAATCAACATGGCAACAATTCGCAACGGGCACTCAAATAACGACACATTCAACTTGCTTGCACAGGTCCCTAACGCTGCAGCTCGGTCGACTCTCCGGCTTATCCTGACAATGTCACCGCCGCCATTCAGCCTCACCTGGTAG